A section of the Citrus sinensis cultivar Valencia sweet orange chromosome 8, DVS_A1.0, whole genome shotgun sequence genome encodes:
- the LOC102622490 gene encoding peptidyl-prolyl cis-trans isomerase FKBP19, chloroplastic isoform X1, with translation MASISISALGSSSSSSAIKPSSSVRHRFHSKNNTPLLFHRQLAPQSLHHPHQFNGSSSYGEISHTSNRQVVERRRVLISSIGLLAVALFNASKDGVVLAAEFADMPALRGKDYGKTKMRYPDYIETESGLQYKDLRQGSGPKPKMGETVVVDWDGYTIGYYGRIFEARNKTKGGSFEGDDKDYFKFRLGSQDVIPAFEEAVSGMALGGVRRIIVPPEIGYPENDYNKSGPRPTTFSGQRALDFVLRNQGLIDKTLLFDIELLKIIPN, from the exons atggCTTCCATTTCAATTTCAGCTCTTGgatcttcttcatcttcctcTGCTATTAAACCTTCCTCTTCGGTACGTCATCGTTTTCATTCCAAAAATAATACCCCTTTGTTGTTTCACAGACAATTAGCTCCTCAATCTCTCCACCACCCACATCAATTCAACGGTTCATCTTCCTACG gtgaaATTAGTCATACAAGTAACCGACAAGTCGTTGAGCGAAGGAGAGTGCTAATATCATCCATTGGATTATTAGCTGTGGCCTTGTTCAATGCTTCAAAGGATGGAGTAGTTTTAGCAGCTGAATTTGCTGATA TGCCAGCACTTCGAGGGAAGGATTATGGCAAGACGAAAATGCGGTATCCAGACTACATAGAAACGGAATCTGGTCTTCAGTATAAG GACTTGCGACAAGGAAGTGGTCCTAAACCAAAGATGGGAGAGACAGTTGTG GTTGACTGGGATGGTTACACCATAGGATACTATGGTCGCATATTTGAGGCTCGAAACAAGACAAAGGGCGGTTCCTTTGAG GGTGATGACAAGgactattttaaatttcgaCTCGGATCTCAAGAT GTAATTCCAGCTTTTGAGGAAGCTGTCTCAGGCATGGCTCTGGGTGGTGTTAGAAG GATCATAGTGCCCCCTGAAATTGGATATCCTGAGAATGACTACAACAAAAGTGGCCCAAGGCCAACTACATTTTCG GGCCAGCGAGCCTTGGATTTTGTGCTGAGGAACCAAGGACTGATAGACAAGACTCTGCTGTTTGATATTGAGCTCCTCAAAATTATACCAAACTGA
- the LOC102622490 gene encoding peptidyl-prolyl cis-trans isomerase FKBP19, chloroplastic isoform X2 has product MASISISALGSSSSSSAIKPSSSVRHRFHSKNNTPLLFHRQLAPQSLHHPHQFNGSSSYGEISHTSNRQVVERRRVLISSIGLLAVALFNASKDGVVLAAEFADMPALRGKDYGKTKMRYPDYIETESGLQYKVDWDGYTIGYYGRIFEARNKTKGGSFEGDDKDYFKFRLGSQDVIPAFEEAVSGMALGGVRRIIVPPEIGYPENDYNKSGPRPTTFSGQRALDFVLRNQGLIDKTLLFDIELLKIIPN; this is encoded by the exons atggCTTCCATTTCAATTTCAGCTCTTGgatcttcttcatcttcctcTGCTATTAAACCTTCCTCTTCGGTACGTCATCGTTTTCATTCCAAAAATAATACCCCTTTGTTGTTTCACAGACAATTAGCTCCTCAATCTCTCCACCACCCACATCAATTCAACGGTTCATCTTCCTACG gtgaaATTAGTCATACAAGTAACCGACAAGTCGTTGAGCGAAGGAGAGTGCTAATATCATCCATTGGATTATTAGCTGTGGCCTTGTTCAATGCTTCAAAGGATGGAGTAGTTTTAGCAGCTGAATTTGCTGATA TGCCAGCACTTCGAGGGAAGGATTATGGCAAGACGAAAATGCGGTATCCAGACTACATAGAAACGGAATCTGGTCTTCAGTATAAG GTTGACTGGGATGGTTACACCATAGGATACTATGGTCGCATATTTGAGGCTCGAAACAAGACAAAGGGCGGTTCCTTTGAG GGTGATGACAAGgactattttaaatttcgaCTCGGATCTCAAGAT GTAATTCCAGCTTTTGAGGAAGCTGTCTCAGGCATGGCTCTGGGTGGTGTTAGAAG GATCATAGTGCCCCCTGAAATTGGATATCCTGAGAATGACTACAACAAAAGTGGCCCAAGGCCAACTACATTTTCG GGCCAGCGAGCCTTGGATTTTGTGCTGAGGAACCAAGGACTGATAGACAAGACTCTGCTGTTTGATATTGAGCTCCTCAAAATTATACCAAACTGA